The following are encoded in a window of Roseimaritima ulvae genomic DNA:
- a CDS encoding dockerin type I domain-containing protein has product MRYRKLRRPVTKNASRRKLSKVLAGERLEDRRLLAVVLPEIGTGSIGSLLTNVGLTAALSSIPSSTLDSTPPDDISVLYHAFPQEANDVKVTGDLLNLFLYINEQNDDIFVQRTLPAFNDDLLEDFNFTLEFIAGVEIPVAHLLGLDFPDVEAIVPNPDALSTFIPSEVQQAFEAADQVLGTTIFPELEIFDTTIIPSLDVGDLIGGVIPGPVDDVLIKVIDILGGGSRGGVQLHLLDGNDTADLSELSGVVQEVHGGIGNDVLMGGGSQDPLDVLGVTAIAPPVNPRIELFGDEGRDKLIVNNRFDVVDYRVHGGAGNDILVVPGSDFNDIIRLVSDADGNLQRIEYLAPSSTGGLAQNEIQTVTLPAGATGTFTLTFDGQTTAPIAHNASTGDVESALEALSSISGVNVGGVPGAWTVEFDGAGLANTDQLNMAANGTGLTLIGGPVTVDPTLVGGSVNYNEIQQVALPAGTTGGQFALQLGAQITALLPANADSSAVRAALAALPGVGSTDNVMVTSPNPSGGPWDIEFTGTLSGSNQPQLTTVNSSLVGFAAGSSVATTTAGVLRVNEVQTVQVNAASGSYTHTFGGFTTSAIPVGASPLAIQNILAALPSIGPGNVSVTGAANNYRIEYVGALGGSNQPFIGTNTAGLPGGATITTSVIQLAVAGNDEVQTVTLDPAANGGSFSLTFNGETTSPISFDHSTTPATPPPASAVRAALGALPSINGIQNLTVTGAAGGPYTVTFVNDLGLSDQPSMSIDDSLIATPQNLVISTTRQGGTPVNDIQTISLPDNTSGGTFSLSVGGVPIPANLPSNATAAQVELVLEASPSINNVTVTGPNGGPWTVEFLLPNPGTPAPIITGNGNNLQLMGTSLNIAETQSGSAAGDQLLVTTTITELDGIEQLQIDLEGGDDRVIFQGVPSMFNDLPIFQQGIFVDGGDGTDVIEMQSLATTPDFQAPIFPDDVAATLQFDGRAIQFADVEGGLEFDAQGKAGTVLVSGTDASNDIRFRSLGGGEATFANDGQVTITLQNFNAPSTVNINAEQGEDTISIFLNGDSQFSQFNVNGDGPDGADALRIEGTANADAFVLTPNATDPKAGSVSVDGLVTIDYSFIDDLSFIGDGAVDSLTVNEPSAGSTDLVLFSPQVGNNGSFQWVGQPGGPETATVYAPVNFQGIETRVFNTGTGVDTFAASSDDLPGVNSSAAVLGGNGVTSISFGDQSTLFVHDTADEDLVSMEIGTAVDDVQITPGVGVAIAVNTALGTDELIYNAGGGNVTWNIADRAVQQPGVGDVTYTSVEALTLANAPAAASALTVLGTVIDEQLVYQPLTATGGRVEHSGPTTPVMTFDNFGGTFTVDGNGGDADVLTTMGTAGNDSMVVDMAARTVSLTDSVGLPRKPVTLAAGTEIAAADGAGGDDSVLVQAAAAATLQVNVIGGGPLASDRLVVQDVGPGDLVLHRESHDLRGGSVQVGLLPPIVYQEIERVDILPLDPISGGTGDDGNGRIVVFHADPFEQNDALVNATEVPDLFQSTVKANIGIAAALNAFDTGLDLPGDEDWYRFRAPKIGTYSFEVLFDRIAALPGGGELAAAVYRADGTLIADSVDFTNGDVVSFSADRLTDYYLRITGSTTDAINIYEVNLVEVDLVGPQVYDPDGAGPLQAIQITSDPTFNLFDLKGSDGQLQGPTPLVHSLTLNLRDILNRVDELPADLLNRAEPNGRAPGDLYPALDQLIAEQLGHFEVRGDNNGIIPIQSVRVVNVAAVVGQIPTATVELTFADPLPDDRFTLTIRDSLVDPAGNAFDGESNASEPNGAPTFPTGNFVSGGDFVARFTVDSRAEIGVAALGSAYIDSNGNSQFDPEATNSDDTNEDIVYKLGFQTDNTFAGNFVAGAGDTADGFDKLAAYGQVAGQFRWLIDTNNNGVPDLVVADPAQVNGRPVAGNFDGNAVNGDEVGLKDDTVWYLDADHDFQVDTTLAGDMIGLPIVGDFDGDGIDDLGAWADDVFSLDLSGVDGVINGFTDVQFTFGFPGVREIPVAADFNGDGVDDLGLYNPDAAGVAPGEQSDWMILLSQPNELVVLDQQFGFQYAGSQFFNAYGAQEKWFFDAANNWHFILPNGEVYGWDNTPGVAQGTLVGVVDSSAHANPDLLVLAVENGGQLVIPITDRIVADPQGVLGNVIDFTPEPFGPDLFASFGDSQALPIVGNFDPPVVPSSGSIDPVQVVGLLGTNTVNGHDVDGNGLVEPHDVLMVVNHLNRHGVGAYAGGLQIEADGQQWNNGPLPDVDGDGMIEPYDVLSVVNLLNRMTREQAAQGESQIASSDATARDAVFASWSSDRLRIPGLDPSDLEEDEDHLTELSDSLGSAL; this is encoded by the coding sequence ATGCGTTATCGCAAACTGCGCCGCCCCGTCACGAAAAACGCTAGTCGACGGAAGCTATCCAAGGTATTGGCAGGCGAGCGACTGGAGGATCGGCGGTTGTTGGCTGTGGTGCTGCCGGAGATCGGCACCGGATCGATCGGGTCGCTGCTGACCAATGTGGGCCTGACCGCTGCGCTGTCGTCGATCCCCTCTTCGACGCTGGATTCGACACCGCCGGACGATATTTCGGTGCTGTACCATGCCTTTCCGCAGGAAGCCAACGACGTCAAAGTCACGGGCGACTTGTTGAATCTGTTTCTGTATATCAATGAGCAGAACGACGACATCTTTGTGCAGCGGACGCTGCCAGCGTTTAATGACGACCTGTTGGAAGATTTTAACTTCACGTTGGAGTTTATTGCCGGTGTGGAGATTCCGGTGGCCCACCTGCTGGGGTTGGATTTCCCGGATGTGGAAGCCATCGTGCCCAACCCTGATGCGCTGTCGACCTTTATTCCTTCCGAGGTCCAGCAGGCGTTTGAAGCGGCGGATCAAGTTTTGGGAACCACGATCTTTCCGGAGTTGGAGATTTTCGACACCACGATCATTCCTTCCCTGGATGTTGGGGACTTGATCGGTGGAGTGATTCCCGGCCCGGTCGATGACGTGCTGATCAAGGTGATCGATATCTTGGGCGGGGGCAGTCGTGGCGGCGTGCAGTTGCATCTGCTCGACGGCAATGACACGGCCGATTTATCGGAGTTGTCCGGAGTGGTTCAAGAGGTTCACGGTGGGATCGGTAACGACGTGTTGATGGGAGGTGGTTCTCAGGACCCGTTGGACGTTCTGGGAGTCACCGCGATCGCCCCGCCGGTCAATCCGCGGATCGAGTTGTTTGGCGACGAGGGCCGCGACAAATTGATCGTCAACAATCGCTTTGACGTGGTCGACTATCGCGTGCACGGGGGCGCTGGCAACGACATTTTAGTCGTGCCCGGTTCGGACTTTAACGACATTATCCGGCTGGTTAGCGACGCCGATGGCAACCTGCAGCGGATCGAATATTTGGCACCCAGTTCGACTGGCGGGTTGGCACAAAATGAAATTCAAACCGTGACTTTGCCCGCCGGGGCAACCGGGACGTTTACGTTGACCTTTGACGGACAAACCACGGCTCCGATCGCTCATAACGCGTCGACCGGTGACGTCGAGTCGGCATTGGAAGCTTTGTCGTCGATTTCGGGCGTGAATGTCGGCGGCGTGCCCGGAGCCTGGACGGTGGAGTTTGACGGGGCTGGATTAGCCAACACGGATCAATTGAACATGGCGGCCAATGGCACGGGACTAACGCTAATCGGCGGCCCTGTGACAGTGGATCCCACGCTGGTTGGCGGTTCGGTCAACTACAACGAAATCCAGCAAGTGGCCTTGCCGGCGGGCACGACCGGTGGCCAGTTTGCACTGCAATTGGGCGCTCAAATCACTGCCCTGCTGCCTGCCAACGCGGACTCCAGTGCCGTGCGTGCGGCGCTGGCCGCGCTACCCGGCGTCGGTAGCACGGACAATGTGATGGTCACCAGCCCCAATCCCAGCGGTGGGCCTTGGGATATCGAATTCACCGGGACGCTCAGCGGCAGCAATCAACCGCAACTCACGACGGTCAATTCCAGTCTGGTGGGGTTTGCGGCCGGTTCGAGCGTAGCGACCACGACCGCGGGGGTGCTGCGTGTTAATGAAGTGCAAACGGTTCAGGTCAATGCGGCTAGCGGCAGCTACACCCATACGTTCGGTGGATTCACGACTTCGGCGATTCCCGTTGGGGCTTCACCGCTGGCGATTCAAAACATTCTGGCTGCCCTGCCCTCCATAGGCCCCGGCAACGTCTCGGTCACGGGTGCGGCAAACAACTATCGAATTGAATATGTGGGGGCCCTTGGTGGCAGCAACCAACCTTTTATTGGTACCAATACTGCGGGACTTCCTGGGGGGGCCACGATTACAACCTCAGTAATTCAGCTCGCCGTGGCTGGGAACGACGAAGTGCAGACAGTCACGCTCGACCCGGCCGCCAACGGTGGATCGTTCAGCTTGACCTTCAACGGCGAAACGACCAGTCCGATCAGCTTTGATCATTCCACGACGCCAGCGACACCGCCGCCAGCATCCGCCGTACGCGCGGCACTGGGGGCTCTGCCTTCGATCAACGGCATCCAGAATCTGACCGTCACCGGCGCCGCCGGCGGGCCTTACACCGTCACGTTTGTCAATGACCTGGGGCTCAGTGATCAACCGTCGATGTCAATTGACGACAGTTTGATCGCCACGCCACAAAACCTGGTGATCAGCACGACCCGTCAGGGCGGCACACCGGTCAACGATATCCAAACCATCTCGCTGCCCGACAACACCAGCGGCGGCACGTTTTCGCTAAGTGTTGGAGGCGTGCCGATTCCGGCCAACCTGCCATCCAATGCCACCGCCGCTCAGGTAGAATTGGTGTTGGAAGCTTCGCCGTCGATCAATAACGTCACGGTCACCGGTCCCAACGGCGGGCCGTGGACGGTGGAGTTTCTCTTGCCCAATCCAGGCACCCCCGCGCCGATCATTACCGGCAACGGAAATAATCTTCAGTTGATGGGGACCAGCCTGAACATCGCCGAGACGCAGTCCGGTAGCGCTGCCGGCGACCAATTGCTGGTTACCACCACAATCACCGAATTGGATGGCATCGAACAATTACAGATTGATCTGGAAGGCGGCGACGACCGGGTGATCTTCCAGGGCGTGCCCAGCATGTTCAACGATCTGCCGATCTTCCAGCAGGGCATCTTCGTCGACGGAGGCGATGGTACTGACGTGATCGAGATGCAATCGCTGGCCACGACGCCTGATTTCCAGGCTCCGATCTTCCCCGACGACGTCGCCGCCACACTGCAGTTTGATGGTCGTGCGATTCAGTTTGCCGATGTCGAAGGCGGCTTGGAATTTGACGCTCAGGGTAAAGCCGGAACCGTTTTGGTTTCGGGGACCGATGCCTCCAACGACATCCGTTTCCGCAGCCTAGGCGGTGGCGAAGCGACGTTTGCCAACGATGGTCAGGTGACCATTACGCTGCAGAATTTTAACGCTCCCAGCACCGTGAACATTAACGCGGAACAGGGCGAGGACACGATTTCTATATTCCTTAACGGCGATAGTCAGTTTTCGCAATTTAATGTCAACGGCGATGGACCCGACGGCGCCGATGCCCTTCGCATCGAAGGTACGGCGAATGCCGACGCCTTTGTGCTGACCCCCAATGCCACGGATCCCAAAGCCGGCAGCGTGAGTGTCGATGGCTTGGTGACGATCGATTACAGCTTCATCGACGACCTGTCCTTCATCGGCGATGGCGCGGTGGATAGTTTGACGGTCAACGAACCTTCCGCCGGTTCAACCGACTTGGTCCTATTCAGTCCTCAAGTCGGCAATAACGGTAGCTTCCAGTGGGTCGGTCAGCCAGGCGGACCAGAAACGGCTACTGTTTACGCTCCGGTCAATTTTCAAGGCATTGAAACGCGAGTCTTTAATACGGGTACCGGCGTAGACACCTTTGCGGCATCCAGCGACGACTTGCCAGGCGTCAATAGCAGCGCCGCGGTGCTCGGCGGAAACGGCGTCACGAGCATATCTTTCGGCGATCAGAGCACCTTGTTTGTCCACGACACCGCTGACGAAGATTTGGTCAGCATGGAAATCGGCACGGCGGTGGACGATGTGCAAATCACTCCGGGCGTCGGTGTGGCCATCGCGGTCAATACAGCCTTGGGTACGGACGAGCTGATCTACAACGCTGGCGGGGGCAACGTGACTTGGAACATCGCCGACCGCGCCGTGCAACAGCCCGGCGTCGGCGATGTTACCTACACCAGTGTCGAAGCTTTGACGCTGGCCAATGCCCCGGCGGCCGCCAGCGCCTTGACGGTGCTCGGTACGGTGATCGACGAGCAGTTGGTCTATCAACCGCTGACGGCCACCGGCGGTCGTGTGGAACATTCCGGCCCCACCACCCCGGTGATGACCTTTGATAACTTTGGCGGCACTTTTACCGTTGACGGTAACGGCGGCGATGCCGATGTGCTGACCACCATGGGCACCGCGGGTAACGATTCGATGGTCGTTGATATGGCGGCTCGTACGGTCTCGCTTACCGATTCGGTGGGCCTCCCACGCAAACCGGTCACCTTGGCCGCGGGCACCGAAATTGCAGCGGCTGACGGAGCCGGTGGCGACGATTCGGTGCTGGTCCAGGCGGCAGCGGCCGCAACGCTTCAGGTGAATGTGATTGGCGGCGGGCCGTTGGCCAGCGATCGCCTGGTGGTTCAGGACGTCGGTCCGGGCGACCTGGTGCTGCATCGCGAGTCGCATGATCTGCGCGGCGGATCGGTGCAGGTCGGCTTGCTTCCACCGATCGTTTATCAAGAAATTGAACGCGTCGACATTTTGCCGCTGGATCCGATCAGCGGTGGCACCGGCGACGATGGCAACGGGCGGATTGTGGTGTTCCACGCCGATCCCTTCGAACAAAATGACGCCTTGGTCAACGCCACCGAAGTTCCCGACTTGTTCCAGTCGACGGTCAAGGCCAATATCGGCATCGCCGCCGCGTTGAATGCTTTTGATACCGGATTAGATCTGCCGGGCGACGAGGATTGGTACCGCTTCCGCGCACCCAAAATTGGCACCTACAGTTTCGAAGTCCTGTTTGATCGCATCGCGGCCCTACCCGGCGGGGGCGAACTGGCTGCCGCGGTGTACCGCGCCGACGGTACGTTGATCGCCGACAGTGTCGATTTCACCAACGGCGATGTGGTCTCCTTCAGTGCCGATCGCTTGACCGACTACTACCTGCGGATCACCGGCAGTACCACCGATGCCATCAATATCTATGAAGTGAATTTGGTCGAAGTCGATCTGGTCGGGCCCCAGGTTTATGATCCCGACGGAGCGGGTCCGCTGCAAGCGATTCAGATCACTTCCGATCCCACGTTCAATCTGTTTGATCTGAAAGGCAGCGACGGCCAGTTGCAAGGTCCCACGCCATTGGTGCACAGCCTGACGCTGAACCTGCGAGACATTCTTAACCGGGTGGATGAACTACCGGCCGATCTGTTGAACCGGGCCGAACCCAATGGCCGCGCTCCCGGTGATCTTTATCCAGCTCTCGATCAACTGATCGCCGAACAACTGGGACATTTCGAAGTTCGCGGCGACAACAACGGAATCATTCCGATTCAATCGGTTCGGGTCGTCAATGTGGCGGCGGTGGTTGGCCAGATTCCTACTGCCACGGTGGAATTGACCTTTGCCGATCCCCTGCCCGACGATCGCTTTACGTTGACCATTCGCGATTCGCTGGTCGACCCGGCGGGCAATGCCTTTGATGGGGAAAGCAACGCCAGCGAACCTAACGGGGCGCCGACCTTCCCCACCGGCAACTTTGTCTCTGGGGGTGACTTCGTGGCTCGCTTTACCGTCGATTCGAGGGCCGAAATCGGGGTCGCTGCGTTGGGCAGCGCGTACATCGATAGCAACGGCAACAGCCAGTTCGATCCGGAAGCGACCAACAGCGACGACACCAACGAAGACATCGTCTACAAATTGGGCTTCCAGACCGACAACACCTTCGCCGGTAACTTTGTCGCCGGGGCCGGGGACACCGCCGACGGGTTCGATAAGTTGGCTGCCTACGGCCAAGTCGCCGGGCAGTTCCGCTGGCTGATCGATACTAATAACAATGGCGTTCCCGATCTGGTCGTCGCCGACCCGGCTCAGGTCAACGGCCGTCCGGTCGCTGGCAACTTTGATGGCAACGCAGTCAATGGCGATGAAGTGGGTCTGAAAGACGACACCGTTTGGTATCTGGATGCCGACCACGACTTCCAGGTCGACACGACGCTGGCCGGCGACATGATCGGTCTGCCGATCGTCGGAGACTTTGATGGCGATGGAATCGATGACCTGGGCGCCTGGGCCGACGATGTGTTTTCGTTGGACCTGAGCGGTGTCGATGGCGTCATCAACGGCTTCACCGACGTGCAGTTCACGTTTGGGTTCCCCGGTGTTCGTGAAATCCCCGTGGCTGCTGACTTCAACGGCGACGGCGTCGACGACCTGGGCTTGTACAACCCGGATGCCGCGGGCGTCGCCCCAGGTGAGCAATCCGACTGGATGATCCTGCTCAGCCAACCCAACGAGCTGGTGGTATTGGATCAACAGTTCGGATTTCAATATGCCGGCAGCCAGTTCTTTAATGCTTATGGGGCGCAGGAAAAGTGGTTCTTTGACGCTGCCAACAACTGGCACTTCATCCTTCCCAATGGCGAAGTCTATGGCTGGGATAACACGCCTGGGGTGGCTCAAGGAACCTTGGTGGGCGTGGTCGATTCCAGCGCCCACGCCAACCCCGACTTGCTCGTGCTGGCGGTTGAAAACGGCGGCCAGCTGGTGATCCCAATTACCGACCGCATCGTTGCCGACCCCCAGGGCGTGCTGGGTAACGTGATCGACTTTACGCCCGAACCGTTTGGGCCGGATCTGTTCGCCAGCTTTGGCGATTCTCAGGCGTTGCCGATCGTGGGCAACTTTGACCCGCCAGTGGTTCCCTCCAGCGGTTCGATCGATCCGGTGCAAGTGGTGGGCCTACTCGGAACCAACACGGTCAACGGGCACGACGTCGATGGCAATGGGTTGGTCGAGCCGCATGATGTGTTGATGGTGGTTAATCACCTGAACCGCCACGGCGTGGGGGCTTACGCGGGTGGGCTTCAAATCGAAGCCGACGGTCAGCAGTGGAACAACGGTCCTCTACCGGATGTTGACGGGGACGGCATGATCGAGCCCTACGATGTGCTGAGCGTGGTGAACCTCTTGAACCGCATGACTCGTGAGCAAGCCGCGCAGGGCGAAAGTCAGATCGCTTCGTCGGATGCAACCGCTCGCGATGCTGTCTTTGCCAGTTGGAGCAGCGATCGATTGCGGATTCCTGGCTTGGATCCATCGGACCTTGAAGAGGACGAGGATCACCTGACGGAGTTGAGCGACAGCCTTGGGTCGGCACTATAG